CAGGTCACCAGGGTCATAAGTGAATGAGCGCGGTGTCATAAATGGCCAGCAAATTTGAGTGCCCCCGATGTGGCAGCGGGATAAAGCCTGGAGACTATCAGTGCGACCGTTGTGGGGAGATCCTTCGAAAAATCGAAAAGAAGGCCCCGCCCCGGCAAGCTGCCCAGGTCGACGAGCCCTCAAGTACCAGGCCACATGCTGACATCAATGTTGACGAACAGAGAAGGCTCGATCTCCTTCAAAAAGAGAGGGACCTGCAGATAAAGGAGAGACAGCTGGCCGAAAAGGAATCCCGGCTGAAGGATATGATGGAATCTCTGGAGAAGGATGCCCAACATCTGGACGATTCGATCGCCCTCGTTGAAAACCAGAAGGCCGTGCTCCAAGAGAAACAGGAATCGATCCTCGAAAGGGAAGAGCTTTTACTGGACCTTATGCAAAGAGTGGAGGCGGGACTTGCTGAGATAGCTGGTTACATCGAGGCATCAAAAAAAGGCGCGATGAACGAGGACGACCTAGGGGCGGTCCTCGAGCTCAAGCGCAGGTTCACCTCCACATATGAGCCTGAAAGAAGGAGGGTGAAGAAAGGAATAATCGACTTCGACGTTCAGGACCTCAGCAGAGTGATCGAGCTGGAGGCGATGCTCCGTGCCGCGGAGGAAAAGGCCAATAAATACCGCTTGCAGCTTGAGGAAAAAACAGAGCTCACTTCCGAGGAGTCAGTCAGCGTAATTCCCGATGAAAAACTGATGGAGGAGATCAGCTCGCAGCTCGATGAACAGATAGGTAAGGGATGCGCTGATACACAGATAGGATTACCGATACAGACAAGGATGGACAAGATGGACAGCATTCTTGGAGGGGGCATCCCCACAGGGCATGTCATACTTGTCACGGGTCCGCCAGGCAGCATGAAGTCGACGTTGGCTTACAGCCTTGTATATAATGCATCGATCGCCCAATCGACGAACTCCTTATACATATCGCTGGAACAGAGCAGCGGCTCGCTTTTAAGGCAGATGGAAAGGCTCAACATGCCGGCCCATAGGATCGGCGACAAGATGATGGTCGTCGACATGGTCGGCCTTCGAAAGACGATGGCAGATGAACAGGGTGATTGGAGGAGCATCCTGCTGAGATACGTCAAGAACATTTATTCTGAATGGAGGTTCAAGTTCTTCGTCCTGGATTCCTTGGGGGCTTTTAAGTCGATAACCTCTCACGAGTACTCGAGGGAAGACCTTCATGAACTTTTTGAATGGTTCAAGGAATTGGGCATTACGGTGTTCCTGATAGCTGAGGCGGGCGCGGGGGACGCGGCCGAGATCATGCAAGAAGCATACCTATCAGATGGCGTCATCGAGATGAGGATGAAAGAGTTCGGTGATTCAAGGGTACAGAGATGGATGAGGGTCGTGAAGATGCGCGGCATGAACATCGATACCAGATTCTATGCCATGCTCCACAACGGTGACCATTTCATATTCACTCTCCCGATGGTCGAAACTAACAGGGGCCCCTGACGCTCACGGCACGAAATATGTTGACAAGCTTTTATAACATCATAAATGATGTAAGCACGGGAAGGATGCCACCGCAGATAGAGCGCATAAAGACATATGTCCAGAATTTCGATGATTACATACAGGGCGGTATACCGAAGGGCCAGGTCGTCCTGATCACAGGAACGCCAGGAACAATGAAGTCATCGCTCTGCTACAGCATCCTATACAATAATGCGCTCTACGAGAAGACAAAGAGCGTCTACATGACCTTGGAGCAATCAAGGAATAATCTGCTCGAACAGATGCAGCTGATGGGAATGGAGAATCCGGCCGTACAAGAGTACGTTCAGGTGGTGGACCTGGGCCTGATCCGCCGGAGCCTGACCGAGCTGAGCTCAAGAGGCTCTTGGCTGCAGGTCTTCAAGATGTATGCTGAGAATCTGAAGAAGACAATAGGTTTCGACATCCTCGTCCTGGACTCCCTGGATGTATTGGA
This genomic window from Methanomassiliicoccales archaeon contains:
- a CDS encoding AAA family ATPase — protein: MASKFECPRCGSGIKPGDYQCDRCGEILRKIEKKAPPRQAAQVDEPSSTRPHADINVDEQRRLDLLQKERDLQIKERQLAEKESRLKDMMESLEKDAQHLDDSIALVENQKAVLQEKQESILEREELLLDLMQRVEAGLAEIAGYIEASKKGAMNEDDLGAVLELKRRFTSTYEPERRRVKKGIIDFDVQDLSRVIELEAMLRAAEEKANKYRLQLEEKTELTSEESVSVIPDEKLMEEISSQLDEQIGKGCADTQIGLPIQTRMDKMDSILGGGIPTGHVILVTGPPGSMKSTLAYSLVYNASIAQSTNSLYISLEQSSGSLLRQMERLNMPAHRIGDKMMVVDMVGLRKTMADEQGDWRSILLRYVKNIYSEWRFKFFVLDSLGAFKSITSHEYSREDLHELFEWFKELGITVFLIAEAGAGDAAEIMQEAYLSDGVIEMRMKEFGDSRVQRWMRVVKMRGMNIDTRFYAMLHNGDHFIFTLPMVETNRGP
- a CDS encoding AAA family ATPase; its protein translation is MPPQIERIKTYVQNFDDYIQGGIPKGQVVLITGTPGTMKSSLCYSILYNNALYEKTKSVYMTLEQSRNNLLEQMQLMGMENPAVQEYVQVVDLGLIRRSLTELSSRGSWLQVFKMYAENLKKTIGFDILVLDSLDVLEMAAQIRDDRRTELFYLFEWLRGMGITSFLISERAPEEIFSRSYDEGYLADGILSLKLQEIGESDVQRRIRAVKLRSTNHKAGYFSLLFSDGMFRATQVISE